Genomic DNA from uncultured Methanobrevibacter sp.:
ATGGATTTGCGTGATATTATAAGGGATGCTATAAGATATCCCATTGTTGACAATCGAAAATTTTTAATATTCTGTGCTTTAATTGTTATAATGAGCTTATCATCAATTCTGCCGTCATATGGTGTTAATAATGATACTTTAAACCTCGTTTTAACTCTTATAACTTTAATTGTTTCATTTGTAGTTTTAGGATACTTGATTGAAGTCCTTAAAGGCGGAACCGAGGGTGAGGCCACACTTCCCGATTTGGATTATGTGAAACATTTCATCCTGGGTATCAAGGCGATGATTCTGGAGATAATCTATTTCCTCATACCTCTTGTAATTACAATAGTCGTCGCTTCCGCAAGCGGACTGTTTTCCTCACTCACCACCATGGTAAATGCAGGCGTTAAGGCCATGGAAAAGGGTGCGGAAAATGCCACTGCGATAATGGCCGCAATTCCTAAAGACTCAATTGCCACATTCAACAATGCCCTGACCGTTACCTTGGTCATTGGAATTGTCCTCTTTGTAATATTTTCACTGCTTTCATTTACAGCAATCGTGAGATATGCAAAAACCGGAAGCGGAACTGAAGGTCTGAGATTCAGGGAAATAATCAAGGACATGCGAAAAGTGGGAATCCTGAATATTATAGTTTCACTGATTGTAATTTATATAATTGCAGTGCTTTTGGCACTTGTCATCGTAGTTATCGGACTCATACCTTATATAGGAGTTTTCATAGGCATCTTTGTTGGAGTGCCGTTCATACTCCTGTTCATGTACAGGGCTGTCGGTTTAGCCTATGCTGATGCATAGATTAAACCCTTTTTTTATCTTTTTTTTGTTTTAACTTTATTGTGTAGGAATTTTCCGGCTTCTTCAAGCCGGAGTGGTTCAAAGCAGATAATTAATGAACAAATATGATGGAGTTAATGAGAATATATCATTAAAGTTTTCAGACTGGTGGATAAAATCAAAAGTTTATTAAAAAATTTGATTAAAAATTATTTTTTTCCTATTTTTTCAAATAATCGTTAAATTCAATGATTTTTCTTTAATCGGAGAAATAATTGTTTTTATAAAAATTTAAATATAATATAAGTCATAAATAATGTATGGGTTATAATTAAGGGTGTAAATTATATTTTACCGTTAATTTTTAATTAAAAATATAAATTTCTTGCATGAAATTTATCAAATTTCCATAATTGATATTAAATAAATTAATTTAATAATGCTAATTGACAGGGTTTGAGTGAAAATGGTTAAGGTCTCAGTTGTAATTCCAGTTTATAATGTTGAAAACTATCTTGAAGAATGTCTGGACAGCATTATTAATCAAACATTGAAGGATATTGAGATTATTTGTATTAATGATGGTTCAACAGATGCTTCAATTGATATACTGGAAAAATATGCAAAAGCGGATTCAAGAATACAAATTTTTAATCAGAATAACTCCGGTCTTTCAGCAGCAAGAAATCGGGGTATAGAACTATCTAAAGGGGAATTTGTTTATTTTATTGATTCCGATGGTTATCTGGATTTAAATGCATTAAAAGAATTGTATGATCTTTCTGTTAAATATGATCCGGATTTTATCATTTTCAAATTAATAAATTTTGATGATGGTACTGATGAATTTTATGAATCAGATTATTATGAAATGGATTGTTTGAAAGATTATAAAAATAAGTTATTTAATTATAGGGATGTTGGGGACAAGATTGCTGATGTTGCAGTAACTGCTCAGGGCAAATTCTTTAAAAAAGAAGTTATTTCAGATATCAGATTTTCCTGAAGGATTAATTTTTGAGGATAATCTGTTTTTTTGGAAGGCTTTATTAAAATCCGAAAAAATATTTTATTTAGATAAATATTTATATTATCATCGTGTTTGTCAAAATTCCATAACCACTACCTACACAATAAAATTTGCAGACAGTATTCAAATTATTAATAAAATCATAGATTTGCTAAAGGAAAACAGTGTTTATAACATTTTTAAAAGGGAATTCATTGAAAAGAAAATGAGGAGTGCTCATTCAAGATTTGAGGCGGTACGCGAAGAGGATAAAAAAGAATTTTATAAGCTGCTTAAAGACGATTTTCAAAAGCATATTGATGAATATGAACATGATGATGTTTTTATTAATGAGGTTAGTTTCAGGTCGAAATTGATTTTTAATACATTGCTAGAGTCAAGAAGCTATAAAGAATTTTTATATGCTGTTAAGATTTATGATTCAAAAAAGCGGATTTCCTATTTTGAAAAAGAAAACTCAAACCGGGATAAGGAAATAGATTATTTGAGGAAATCTAATAATGAAATTCTCAATTCGAAAGGTTGGAGATATACCCGAATTTTTAGAATGCCCAGGATTTGGTTAAAGTCTAGGTGAGTTTATGGTGAAAATTTCAGTGATAATGCCGGTTTTTAATGATGAAGATTATTTAAAGGAATCAATTGAAAGTGTTGATGCACAAACCTTTAAAGATTTGGAATTGATCTGTGTTAATGACGGTTCAACCGATTCCTCTCTAGATATCTTAAATGAATTTTCATTAAAACATGATTTCATTAAGGTTTACTCTCAAGAAAATAATGGGTCTGGAAGTGCTAGAAATAATGGATTAAATCATGCAACAGGAGAATACATTGCATTTTTAGATTCTGATGATTTATATGTTGATAAACATGCATTGGAAATAATGTATGATGTGGCTGTGAAAAATAATGCGGATATGGTTAGCGCCAATCTGGTTAATATTAATCCTCAACGTGAAATAACAAATAAAAATCCTAATTGTGAAAACAAATACATTTGTTTTGATGAGTACTGTAATATTCGTCCTGATGAATATGGAATTCCATGGTCATTTTATAAAAACTTATTTAAACGGGATGTCATTGAAGAGAATAATATAAGATTTCCCGATTTATTAAGAGGTCAGGATCCGGTTTTTTTTGCTGAATTTTTATCAAAAATTGATGTTATTTATGGGGTTCCCGTTGTGTTGTATGGTTATATGGCTCCGGAACCTGGTAAAAATCGGATTAATACGACCATTAAAAAACGACATTATATGATTCATTATAAGAAAACTTTTGAAATTTTAGAATCCAACGGATTAAATTCCATTCTTGACGCTTATAAGTTGAATCTGATTAACCGTCTGGATAATTTTAATTCAAATAATGATGTTGAGGCCTATACCATTTTCACTGAAATTTTTGGCAGGAAACCTGATATTTTAAAGGAATATAAAAAGGATTTGGAGTTTTTTTATATTTCAAACGTTTTTCATACTTTATTAATAAACGATGATGAAACTTATTTTAATTCCGTAAAAAAAGAGTTGGACGACTGTGAGTTATGGAATAATAACAGATTTTCTAATGAGGAATTGAGAAAAATTATTTTACTTTATGCATGTAATTCCTATGATGACTTTAAAGGGGAATATTTGGAAATTGAATTTCATGCGATGGATAAGAAGGTAAAAAGATTGTATGGGGAAAATAAAGAACTTGAACGAAAGGTCGAGGATTTAAAAAAGATCGATTATGATATTCATGATTCAAATAGTATTAAACTCATTAATCTGTTAAAATTTGGATAAACTGGCAGTTTCAAGGAATTTTTTTATATTGATCAATTAAAGGTATTAGCCATTGTATTGGGGTTATTTTTTGATTTTAAGATGTAAGTGCCTACTTGCACATTAAAATCAGTAAAAAAGATTATTATTGGTTTAAATTGTAAAATAAATTGTTTAATTTTAAAAAATAAAAAAAATGGGGAGGGTTTCAATTCTCCCTTTGAGGTAATTTTCACTTTTTCATGCTTTCAAGGACCGCTAGGTTGCAGTGACTTGTTCTTTATCTGATGCGTTCATAATGAGGGGATTTGTATCTGATTTTGATTTTATTAACCGGAGCCATGTTGTAGTAATAGACGACCATTTGAACTCCATTGTAGTCGCTGCTTTCCTCCCAGGTGTTGTCCCAGTACCATTTTCCGTTAGGATACTTTGAGTGAAGTTTTGTTGAAATTGGAATAATGGTTCTTGTTTTCTTGTTTCCGGCTGCAATAATGATGCCGTGTGTGTCCTCCTCCACTGCATCGTTGGTAATCACCGCAATGGATCCACGGTTGTATTGATGCTGTCCTGATTTGAAAGGCACTGTTACATACCTGTAGTTCTTGTGCCTGTATTTTTTAACAATGGATTTTTTATTGGAAGTTACTTTGAAACTGGTGGAACTTGCCTTATATGTCTTGGATCCTGCAAACTGGACGGTACATGTACGTATTGTTTTAAAAACTTTTTTAACGGTCAATATGCTTCCTTTTTTGCTTTTAATTGTTTTGAAATATTTCGCCTTAGGAAGCTTAACAGTTATGCTGGCCTTTCCATTATTATCGGTCTTGGTTTTGTATGTCTTTCCACTAAATTTAAAGGTCACTTTGGAATTTTTTATCGCCTTGCCGTCTGTCTGTTTGACAAAAGCAGTCAATTTAACTTTTTTCCCTTGCTTGCCACTTACAGGCTTGCCTTTAATCTTTGTTTGTTTTTTTAAAACAGGGGTTGGGGTTGTTTTTGTGTCGTCTTCATTGACTGCAGTTGTATCATTGGCTGATGAGACATCCGTTTCGCCGGTTATTTCATTGGTGTTTGAATCGGTGCTGAGCGTATCATTGATATCATCACTGGCTGAAACGGCTCCGATCAACAAAAATAGAAGTAGCATGAAAAATATTCCTATTTTTAAGTTAGTCTTGTTCATTTATATCTCTCCCATTGACAATAATCTGGGGTATTGCCGTTGATTAAATATTTAATGTTACTTGCTTATAATCTTTTTAATCACAAATTGTACGTGGGGAAGTTGCTAATTTTTCTTGACAGCTGGGATTTTCGGCCTGTAAAAAATAAATTTCGCTAATCATTAATACAACTTGGGCACAATATACTATTATGAAGACTAGATATCTGCTTATAATGGGGTTTCTGTTTTTTCTTCTGATGGCTTCGGTAAGTGCCCAGGACAACCAGACTGCACTTTCTGTAAGTGAAGATACTCCACTTGAAAAAACAGACGATGAGGTTTTAGAAAAGACCTATTACTATGAGGACGGCGAGGAGTATGAGGATGACACCGTCGTAACCCGTAATGTGGTCAAGTACTATGGGGATAAGGATACCAAGTTCAAGGTAACGGTATATGACGACGACTACTATCCTTTGGAGGGGGTCTATGTGTCATTCGGAAAGTTTGGAGGAAAATATAAGGAAAGGACAACTAATTCATATGGTAATGTGTATTTCCCGATCAACTACAAGGTGGGAAGCCATGAGGTTGAAACATACATCGAAAGCGATGACGGCAGCGGCTACTGGAGCGCCTACAATACCGTCAAGGTGAAATCAACCATCAAAACAGGTAAGCTTGTTAAGTACTCCA
This window encodes:
- a CDS encoding DUF4013 domain-containing protein, which produces MDLRDIIRDAIRYPIVDNRKFLIFCALIVIMSLSSILPSYGVNNDTLNLVLTLITLIVSFVVLGYLIEVLKGGTEGEATLPDLDYVKHFILGIKAMILEIIYFLIPLVITIVVASASGLFSSLTTMVNAGVKAMEKGAENATAIMAAIPKDSIATFNNALTVTLVIGIVLFVIFSLLSFTAIVRYAKTGSGTEGLRFREIIKDMRKVGILNIIVSLIVIYIIAVLLALVIVVIGLIPYIGVFIGIFVGVPFILLFMYRAVGLAYADA
- a CDS encoding glycosyltransferase family 2 protein; amino-acid sequence: MVKVSVVIPVYNVENYLEECLDSIINQTLKDIEIICINDGSTDASIDILEKYAKADSRIQIFNQNNSGLSAARNRGIELSKGEFVYFIDSDGYLDLNALKELYDLSVKYDPDFIIFKLINFDDGTDEFYESDYYEMDCLKDYKNKLFNYRDVGDKIADVAVTAQGKFFKKEVISDIRFS
- a CDS encoding glycosyltransferase family 2 protein, with the translated sequence MVKISVIMPVFNDEDYLKESIESVDAQTFKDLELICVNDGSTDSSLDILNEFSLKHDFIKVYSQENNGSGSARNNGLNHATGEYIAFLDSDDLYVDKHALEIMYDVAVKNNADMVSANLVNINPQREITNKNPNCENKYICFDEYCNIRPDEYGIPWSFYKNLFKRDVIEENNIRFPDLLRGQDPVFFAEFLSKIDVIYGVPVVLYGYMAPEPGKNRINTTIKKRHYMIHYKKTFEILESNGLNSILDAYKLNLINRLDNFNSNNDVEAYTIFTEIFGRKPDILKEYKKDLEFFYISNVFHTLLINDDETYFNSVKKELDDCELWNNNRFSNEELRKIILLYACNSYDDFKGEYLEIEFHAMDKKVKRLYGENKELERKVEDLKKIDYDIHDSNSIKLINLLKFG